The sequence below is a genomic window from Oreochromis niloticus isolate F11D_XX linkage group LG3, O_niloticus_UMD_NMBU, whole genome shotgun sequence.
CCCCAAGTGTGCACTCTACCTGTGTGTTGACTATGGCCTGCTGCAGTGTAGTTTCAGGTAAGCTCAGGTGAGAAGCAGCTGATCCACACTCCTCCACTAAATAGATGGGCTTACGAAGGCCGCACCTCTTCAGCCGGAACTGATggagagaagaaaacagatgaaacaaaagcaggagTGGCTCCTGCAGCCTGACGTGAGACGAGGAACGAGCACCGGGTTCTGATGACGTCactactttatttttatttattttttcacatttttactcATATAAATTGAACTTAGTTTGGGTTCATCTTGCTTGTAAAAAGCACAAATCGTCACCTGTAATTTTGAAGGCGACGTGCCACCTCACCGATTAATAACTGGATTGGATAAAACCGTGCTGCACACCGACCTTCTGTTCCCTGAAGCGTCCATCGATGATGCTGCCGCACAGGTCGtccatcctcttcctctccacTATGTAATCAAGGACGAGCTCCCTGCCTACAGGCGCTCGCAACTGACCTGAGACACAATAATCATCGCTGTAGTTAAACAGGTGGGGCGCGGGATCCCGCCCATCAAACATGAACACTCCCATTCTCTCCTCCTATATGTGTTACCTGCAACAGGTGCCACCTTTTCCCGAGCCACCCACAGGAAGTCCCCGACGTTTAGTTTCCTGATGTCAAAGTTGACTCCATTCCTCTGAAGCTCTTTGACCAGCTCCTGCTTACGATGGTGACTCCCACTACATAATAAGCAAATACATaaacaattaaattttatttattaaggtgCTTCACATTGTAAGATAAAGATCCTACAAAAATACGgtgaaaacccaacaatcagctgatcccctatgagcaaccacatggcgacagtgggaagaaaaaaacaggaagaaacctccaggacATTACCCAGAATGGAGCGCAGCATCGTGTAAGAGCAGTTATCGCATGACAACACAATAACAACAGTTAGGTTAGTAAATGTGAATGACTGTGATAAATACTGATGATATtaatacacatatgtatatgtacactgttttttatatattttttatatattaaaattCATCAGTAACATCAGTAACGTGTTTCTTCGATGTTAGAAGGCAGATCTCTTACCCAGTGGTCTCGATGAAGTCAACACAGAGCATAATTTCATACGTTCCGGGTAGGAGACATTCTGCGTTCGGCTTTCTGCTTGTCGTCGTCGTCTGTGAATTTTGTGGTTTCCCAGATGAACGCACGTCGTCCACGTCGCAGCTAACCTGAGTGATGGCGGCTCGTCTTTCTGTAGGGCTGTGGAAAGAAGAGGAATGTTTCATTccgagagggggaaaaaaactgaaaaaaaggagATGAGGATTCACTTTTTTAGTTTCCACTCACTGTATTctgttctcctcctcctcttcttcacctTCATCACTACCAGTGAGGTCTACGACGTTATCATCTTCCTCAGTCGCCTCTAACTCACTTCtaacctcctctctgtccccGTCTGTGTTCGTCTGCTCTACTGATGCCAGTCGCTCGGCCAAAGCCAGACCTCCTTCTGTCAGAGAATACCTGAAAGAAGCACAAAGTTAGTCAGGAAAAAACACTGCATGGTGGATTACATCTTTGTCATCGTTGTGAGGACGCAGTTTAAACTTATAGCTGAAACAGCAACAACTGTTAAGTTTTAGCAGCAAGTGCGACAACAAAAACCAGCCAATAAGCATCAACTTTGTCAAATACAGCAGAAGAGAGAGACTGATGTCAGTTCATTGTTGTGTTGTGAAGTAttcttcttctcagcacagcagatcatctgcctccatctcaccatATCCCTATCTGCAGGTCCTCCTTCACTGCATCCACCTCTGTGGCCACCTTTCCTCCTGCCTCCAGCTCCACATTATGCATCTACTATCCCtgctctgcacatgtccaaacaccTCAGCCTTGCCTCTTTGTCTCCAAGCCTGAGACTTCAGCCTGAGCTTTCCCTCTGATGCACTCATTCTAATCCTGTCCAACTAAGTCAAAAGCTTAATTtctaaaaaacatgttttaccaCCTAAATTAGCCGCACTTAAAACACTAAATACGCTGATAAGCCGACTTCTACAAgactaaaagaaaagaagtgaGGTTACAGTAAAAGCACTGACACGCTTCAGCCGTACCTTGCAGGATTGTGAGTCTTTATCAGCAGGTTCTTCTGGATCAGAGTGCTGACTGAGCTCCAGGCGGTGTACTTACTGCCTAAATCAGGCTGCAGACAGAGAAAATGAAGGATGGACACTTCATAAGAAGAAGGCGTGCACGCAGACGGATGAAGAACACATGAGATCAAAGTGAAAACACCCACCACAGTGAACGATTTGTCACAGAGATGCTGAGCTTCTGTCTGCAGCTCCATCTTAAACATGTAACCTTTACTACCAGGGACCTAGACAGAAAGCACATGGCGATAATGAAACACAGATTTAACGCTGACTGACACTGCAGTAGTtggaagaaagaggaaaagtgtACCTGAGTTTCTTTGTAAAGAGTCAGCAGCACAGCATAACCCCCGGACCTCCTCTGGGGGACATactccctcttcttcttcctccctccatctcctcctccatcctttCTTTGATCAcctgcagcatttttctttgagGAAAAAATAATTACACACTGTAATCTAAACACATCCCCTCATACTGCAAATATCTggctggggtttttttgttgtcgtTTCACAAAAAGCATTTATTGGTGTGAAGGAAAATATTTACTTCCATCTCCTCTGTGTTTCCAACTTTACCTTTTTGGATGGAGCCAGAATGATGTTATTGTCTGATCGGCCAGGAGGGGGCGCTCCTTTGGGGAGAGCGTGTATAGAAGCGTCAGCACCTGGAGCAGAGGAACAGGTGCAGACATGGGAGCTGGGTAAACTGGTTGGTTTGTGATATGTGATTTTCACCCACGAGTAAATATCATTTAGAGGTCACTGGACAAGGCTCACGTATCTCTGCAATGGTTTGTT
It includes:
- the mus81 gene encoding crossover junction endonuclease MUS81 isoform X2 yields the protein MDCGRMLEYPEAINSLNKYPLPLKNAKEAKILQNFGDGICKILDEKLQRYYRENGADASIHALPKGAPPPGRSDNNIILAPSKKKNAAGDQRKDGGGDGGRKKKREYVPQRRSGGYAVLLTLYKETQVPGSKGYMFKMELQTEAQHLCDKSFTVPDLGSKYTAWSSVSTLIQKNLLIKTHNPARYSLTEGGLALAERLASVEQTNTDGDREEVRSELEATEEDDNVVDLTGSDEGEEEEEENRIHPTERRAAITQVSCDVDDVRSSGKPQNSQTTTTSRKPNAECLLPGTYEIMLCVDFIETTGGSHHRKQELVKELQRNGVNFDIRKLNVGDFLWVAREKVAPVAGQLRAPVGRELVLDYIVERKRMDDLCGSIIDGRFREQKFRLKRCGLRKPIYLVEECGSAASHLSLPETTLQQAIVNTQVVDGFFVKRVQDVRESAAYLTIMTRFLTKLYQNRTLICRSRELEGDGGSDEEERGLPSCSLMSFAEFNHGAVKNKCQTVREVFARQLMQISGLSGDKAAAILEHYSTPHSLLTAYEQCTSEAEKEKLLSSIRYGKLKRNLGPSLSRTVYQLYCTQGALT
- the mus81 gene encoding crossover junction endonuclease MUS81 isoform X1, translating into MPATEPVRLGRKRALPSCPNPLFLKWLTELRDEAKEKGLKIQYTYQKAINSLNKYPLPLKNAKEAKILQNFGDGICKILDEKLQRYYRENGADASIHALPKGAPPPGRSDNNIILAPSKKKNAAGDQRKDGGGDGGRKKKREYVPQRRSGGYAVLLTLYKETQVPGSKGYMFKMELQTEAQHLCDKSFTVPDLGSKYTAWSSVSTLIQKNLLIKTHNPARYSLTEGGLALAERLASVEQTNTDGDREEVRSELEATEEDDNVVDLTGSDEGEEEEEENRIHPTERRAAITQVSCDVDDVRSSGKPQNSQTTTTSRKPNAECLLPGTYEIMLCVDFIETTGGSHHRKQELVKELQRNGVNFDIRKLNVGDFLWVAREKVAPVAGQLRAPVGRELVLDYIVERKRMDDLCGSIIDGRFREQKFRLKRCGLRKPIYLVEECGSAASHLSLPETTLQQAIVNTQVVDGFFVKRVQDVRESAAYLTIMTRFLTKLYQNRTLICRSRELEGDGGSDEEERGLPSCSLMSFAEFNHGAVKNKCQTVREVFARQLMQISGLSGDKAAAILEHYSTPHSLLTAYEQCTSEAEKEKLLSSIRYGKLKRNLGPSLSRTVYQLYCTQGALT